One Setaria italica strain Yugu1 chromosome II, Setaria_italica_v2.0, whole genome shotgun sequence DNA segment encodes these proteins:
- the LOC101784123 gene encoding GIGYF family protein CG11148 (The sequence of the model RefSeq protein was modified relative to this genomic sequence to represent the inferred CDS: added 141 bases not found in genome assembly) yields the protein MDATPDRANADLRRRLAVDAPPPPQIAREKQGLDTEIPLSPQWLMKVAENKDPTSQGVRSDVSKTSGSGEDPGYSAKKKDVFRASVLDGETGRRDRWRDDEREPNSTHRWSRWRETDKEHGDPRKVEKWSDDTSKYSVDSRRAPQERWGDSNNKEGNYEQRRENKWTARWGSNDKESENWRDRWGDSGKEGDASREKGFSHFTAHGKDGNNHEKDTERDDNVSRSWKSSYPVGRGRGDLSHHPSQTPQKSSATYGYGRGKPDNDFANFPSRGKFTSGTNAISSGSSRPFQLGLLSDRPGGPSGDRSAFKYSRMKLLDIYRSCDVTDFKIPVDCFEEVSVFLQENALEPLALSAPIAEEAAILKAIDKGDIVNSGVHQATKDGSVGKAGREDQQGGIEDYKGETFGSVRGVPGNADLPARGESLRPGTSTYVVPQRSQFVGEHRLGPSSEFVGHQMPNFLNQETKTVGMPGVDDFASMVQPHPNPESLSLFYKDPQGQIQGPFSGADIIGWFEAGYFGIDLLVRVVNAPPDIPFLMLGDVMPHLRAKRPPPGFATSKSSDMLVQETQPAGKFISSTSMQAGSAGIGMFDSGSSRKDTAVEAQNRFLESLMSNTVRNPSADTISITRGMNELGSSSFGNISVGGGEGGINMNYLLAQKGLLEKQNSLQNPVPYWSGDAVPISQAPNKDIAPEASILHSKLLPQMADPSRQSLQSQNVDLLAMLQSKEKPQVPTGNSGLPLWSNYPEVRNVNPNMHGVDLAQGALNMRQDLQNSQNIGMGVQQHSFMPQTRPALAHLPPEKLAEISQDPQLVNMLQQQYLLSQLQLQSQTPLTPQPQLSMLDKMLLLKQQQQQQQQQLQQLQLEQQQKLLLQQQQLLSHMAPHGHPNQQIDDSFGLKHASLPSGDAMNLGLRRMPEAIEVDRKLPVHGMQVGQQPSQSNMNMRDMDGVALSQSSVTTLPMPHEIAVGALSKEHYSRPHMLEGFANDDAQLKSNVVNSKMTEVAVRNKDVKSHEMGPGAAKTEMSEKVLDSGSTVVPGHASNEAKDSHAPKAENALSNISRQVQEMKLSSENTSSDIATAVATEVKVTDAQETKKSEKKKKQKKKQAAADANKGASKAVSSQQPRHEAEVDPSELGGNKHDLPDDTEELFWGAPASVQNEEYDTNKAESEFSSLSSDPHTAANQRAWKQPTQGLRPKSLLEIQAEEQQRAQKGLAMESAKPAASIPSIPWNGMATSSEQHYGGSSKSLGGMETAGERNKRSQLHDLLAEEVLARSSIADNENIGNANDAFFPPLSPAPAQSDAPALDDNDFIEAKDKKNKKKATKTKASTVKAPSPVGSFDPSAISMPTEKGKAAKQAQQESEILPAPPSGPSFGDFVLWKSDQASSVPAPAWSNDSAKVQKPLSLRDIQREQERRSAAMQQQAPSPIPAKVAMNQKNHGNASSWQASGSSPSKAVAPVQMSSNTPGRSKSSAEDDLFWGPSEHSKQDKRQTEFPTLSSQSRSSVMKDQSPANRQKSQAGRLPVSSAAPANQSGKGKAEASNKQTEAMDFRDWCEGEWVRLTGTNDISLLEFCIKQSTVEAETLLREIIGSLDRNHQFIDKFLNYKAFLSSEVIDMAFQAPSTRGTRGDGAARANPATAARGGTGVDMELDGGGKKKGKKGKKVSAAVLGFNVVSNRIMMGEIQNVE from the exons atggacGCCACTCCGGACCGCGCCAATgccgacctccgccgccgcctcgccgtcgacgcCCCTCCACCGCCCCAGATCGCCAGAG AGAAGCAAGGCCTGGATACTGAAATACCCCTTTCTCCTCAGTGGCTTATGAAGGTGGCAGAAAACAAG GATCCCACTTCACAGGGTGTCCGCTCAGATGTTTCAAAGACATCAGGAAGTGGTGAAGACCCGGGCTACAGTGCAAAGAAAAAGGATGTTTTCAGGGCTTCTGTGCTTGATGGTGAAACTGGGCGACGTGACCGCTGGCGTGACGATGAAAGGGAACCAAATTCAACCCATCGGTGGAGTCGCTGGAGGGAGACGGACAAGGAACATGGTGATCCACGCAAAGTGGAAAAATGGTCAGATGACACCTCCAAGTATTCTGTGGATAGTCGTCGTGCTCCACAGGAGCGCTGGGGTGATTCCAATAATAAGGAAGGCAACTATGAGCAACGCCGTGAGAATAAGTGGACTGCACGTTGGGGTTCCAATGATAAGGAGTCTGAAAATTGGCGTGATAGGTGGGGTGATTCAGGCAAAGAGGGTGATGCTTCCCGTGAAAAAGGTTTCTCTCACTTTACTGCACATGGGAAGGATGGAAACAATCATGAAAAGGATACTGAACGGGATGACAATGTCTCTCGTTCATGGAAATCTAGTTATCCTGTGGGCCGTGGGCGAGGAGATTTGTCTCATCATCCCTCTCAGACTCCACAGAAGTCATCCGCTACTTATGGATATGGTAGAGGGAAGCCAGACAATGATTTTGCAAATTTTCCAAGTCGTGGAAAGTTTACATCTGGTACAAATGCAATCAGTAGTGGATCTTCACGACCATTCCAACTTGGTTTACTTTCTGACAGACCTGGTGGTCCATCTGGAGATCGCTCTGCATTCAAATATAGTAGGATGAAATTGCTTGACATATACAGAAGTTGTGATGTCACTGACTTTAAGATTCCTGTTGATTGTTTTGAGGAAGTCTCTGTGTTCTTGCAAGAAAATGCTTTGGAACCTTTAGCATTATCTGCACCTATTGCTGAAGAAGCG GCCATTCTAAAAGCAATCGACAAAGGGGATATTGTAAACAGTGGTGTTCATCAGGCTACCAAGGATGGTTCTGTTGGAAAAG CTGGTAGAGAAGATCAGCAAGGAGGCATAGAAGATTATAAAGGGGAAACTTTTGGAAGTGTCAGGG GTGTTCCTGGGAATGCTGATTTGCCAGCTAGAGGGGAGTCATTGCGGCCTGGAACGTCTACTTATGTTGTTCCACAAAGATCTCAGTTTGTTGGAGAACATCGACTTGGACCATCTTCTGAGTTTGTTGGCCACCAAATGCCCAATTTCTTGAATCAAGAAACTAAAACTGTTGGCATGCCAGGTGTTGATGACTTTGCCAGTATGGTTCAGCCTCATCCTAATCCAGAAAGCCTTTCTCTATTCTATAAAGATCCACAGGGTCAAATTCAAGGCCCCTTTTCTGGTGCTGACATTATTGGCTGGTTTGAGGCTGGTTATTTTGGTATTGATTTGCTGGTTCGTGTTGTGAATGCACCCCCTGATATTCCTTTCTTAATGCTTGGGGATGTTATGCCTcaccttcgagcaaagaggccACCACCAGGGTTTGCCACTTCAAAGTCAAGTGATATGCTAGTTCAGGAGACTCAACCTGCAGGAAAGTTCATCAGCTCCACTAGCATGCAAGCAGGATCAGCTGGCATTGGAATGTTTGACAGTGGGTCAAGTAGGAAAGATACTGCAGTTGAGGCTCAAAATCGTTTCCTAGAGTCACTTATGTCTAATACTGTGCGCAATCCTTCTGCAGACACCATCTCTATTACTCGAG GTATGAATGAACTTGGCAGTAGTAGCTTTGGCAACATTTCTGTGGGCGGAGGCGAGGGTGGGATCAATATGAATTATCTTTTGGCACAGAAAGGACTGTTGGAGAAGCAAAATTCTTTGCAAAACCCTGTTCCCTATTGGTCAGGAGATGCTGTTCCAATATCACAAGCACCTAACAAGGATATAGCCCCAGAAGCATCTATCCTACATTCTAAATTGCTTCCTCAGATGGCTGATCCGTCTCGCCAATCTTTGCAATCTCAGAATGTTGATTTGCTTGCCATGCTGCAATCAAAGGAGAAGCCTCAAGTGCCTACTGGTAATTCTGGATTGCCTCTATGGTCCAACTACCCTGAAGTAAGAAATGTTAATCCTAACATGCATGGTGTAGACCTCGCTCAAGGGGCACTTAACATGCGTCAAGATCTGCAGAACTCCCAGAACATCGGTATGGGTGTTCAACAGCACAGCTTCATGCCACAAACCCGACCAGCTTTGGCTCATTTGCCACCTGAGAAGCTTGCTGAGATATCTCAAGATCCACAGCTCGTAAATATGCTTCAGCAGCAGTATCTATTGTCACAACTGCAGTTGCAATCACAGACACCTTTGACGCCTCAGCCTCAACTCTCTATGTTGGACAAGATGTTATTgctcaagcagcagcagcagcaacaacaacaacaattgCAACAGCTGCAGCTTGAGCAGCAACAGAAGTTATTGTTGCAGCAGCAACAACTACTTTCTCATATGGCACCTCATGGACATCCCAATCAGCAGATTGATGATTCTTTTGGATTGAAGCATGCTTCTCTTCCATCTGGTGATGCTATGAATCTTGGTCTTAGAAGAATGCCAGAGGCTATTGAAGTTGACCGAAAGTTGCCTGTCCATGGCATGCAGGTGGGGCAACAACCTAGTCAGTCAAATATGAATATGAGGGATATGGATGGTGTAGCTTTATCTCAAAGCTCTGTAACTACACTGCCGATGCCCCATGAAATTGCTGTGGGTGCACTTTCGAAAGAACACTACTCTCGTCCTCATATGCTGGAAGGTTTTGCAAATGACGATGCACAATTGAAATCAAATG ATGAAGCTAAGGACTCACATGCACCAAAGGCAGAAAATGCATTATCTAATATTTCCAGACAAGTCCAAGAAATGAAGCTTTCTTCAGAAAATACCTCTTCTGACATCGCGACAGCTGTGGCAACTGAAGTTAAAGTTACTGATGCACAGGAGACAAAGAaatcagaaaagaaaaagaagcaaaagaaaaagCAGGCTGCTGCAGATGCTAACAAAGGAGCATCAAAGGCGGTTTCTTCCCAGCAACCAAGGCACGAAGCTGAGGTTGACCCTTCTGAACTTGGTGGAAATAAGCATGATTTACCAGATGATACAGAAGAACTGTTTTGGGGTGCACCTGCCAGCGTGCAAAATGAGGAATATGACACTAACAAAGCTGAATCAGAATTTAGTTCTCTATCATCTGATCCTCATACAGCAGCAAACCAGCGTGCATGGAAACAACCTACCCAGGGACTCAGGCCCAAATCACTTCTGGAAATTCAAGCTGAGGAACAACAGCGCGCACAGAAAGGATTAGCTATGGAAAGTGCTAAGCCAGCAGCTTCAATACCTTCAATTCCTTGGAATGGCATGGCAACATCTTCTGAGCAACATTATGGGGGTTCAAGTAAATCATTGGGAGGCATGGAAACTGCTGGTGAAAGAAATAAACGAAGCCAGTTGCATGACTTGCTGGCAGAAGAAGTTTTGGCAAGGTCAAGCATTGCAGATAATGAGAATATAGGTAATGCCAATGATGCATTTTTTCCTCCTCTGTCACCTGCTCCTGCTCAGTCTGATGCTCCTGCTCTTGATGACAACGACTTCATTGAGGCTAAGGACAAGAAGAATAAAAAGAAGGCAACAAAAACAAAGGCTTCTACTGTGAAAGCTCCATCACCTGTTGGTTCCTTTGACCCATCAGCTATTTCCATGCCTACTGAGAAGGGGAAGGCAGCCAAGCAAGCACAACAGGAGTCAGAAATATTGCCGGCTCCACCAAGTGGTCCATCCTTTGGAGATTTCGTTCTTTGGAAGAGTGATCAAGCGAGCTCCGTGCCTGCTCCAGCATGGTCTAATGACTCTGCAAAGGTGCAGAAACCTTTGTCGTTGAGAGATATTCAGAGAGAGCAAGAGAGGAGGTCCGCTGCTATGCAGCAACAAGCACCCTCGCCAATTCCAGCAAAGGTCGCCATGAACCAAAAAAATCATGGGAATGCTTCTTCCTGGCAAGCTTCTGGATCATCTCCATCAAAGGCAGTTGCCCCTGTCCAAATGAGTTCCAATACTCCCGGTCGTTCCAAGTCAAGTGCTGAAGACGATTTGTTTTGGGGCCCTTCTGAGCACTCCAAACAAGATAAGAGGCA GACGGAGTTTCCAACTCTTTCAAGTCAGAGCAGGAGTTCCGTGATGAAGGATCAATCTCCAGCGAATCGTCAAAAGTCTCAGGCAGGCAGGTTGCCGGTTTCTTCTGCTGCTCCTGCCAACCAATCTGGGAAAGGGAAAGCAGAAGCTTCAAACAAGCAGACAG AGGCAATGGACTTCCGTGATTGGTGCGAGGGCGAATGGGTCAGGCTCACTGGAACAAATG ACATAAGCCTCCTCGAGTTCTGCATAAAACAATCAACTGTTGAGGCAGAAACACTCCTTCGGGAGATCATTGGTTCTCTCGACCGCAACCATCAGTTCATCGACAAGTTCCTCAACTACAAGGCCTTCCTGTCATCTGAGGTGATCGACATGGCCTTCCAAGCTCCCAGCACGCGTGGTACCCGCGGTGACGGTGCAGCACGGGCAAACCCTGCAACTGCAGCCAGAGGAGGTACGGGCGTGGACATGGAGCTGGACGGCGGagggaagaagaaaggcaagaaggggaagaaggtgaGCGCCGCAGTTTTGGGGTTCAATGTGGTGAGCAACCGTATTATGATGGGTGAGATCCAGAATGTCGAATAG
- the LOC101784529 gene encoding glycine-rich cell wall structural protein 1.8-like yields MADGDEWIYVLSREENPSKNAGDGGAEESTGNDAAQADEDGEEARSDGGSYGSTEVNEYLDYIEDVEKEDDAATGGDAVAEALRALAIGEAAPGAAVSRVASGGGDRGKAAVVENPYYDCYGGGPTDAEAYYGGGQDYGYGYGYEYGLGSGSAWRGYVTGTSSVSGSGSGSASRGYEPGSGSGSGSGSASRGYYGSGYDDDGYGTGGYGYNRYGYGGDAYGYAPGYGYGYDYGDAYGYGYGDAYGYGYGDAYGYGYGYGGYAYDPRSVLYRAPPAYGGVPYYPSNPYTYPVQGARYAPPSRRHPPRASEPPAVGPPQPDPSASI; encoded by the exons ATGGCCGACGGCGACGAGTGGATTTACGTCCTCTCAC GCGAGGAGAATCCATCCAAGaacgcgggcgacggcggcgccgaggagagCACCGGCAACGACGCAGCACAAGCggacgaggacggcgaggaggcgcgCTCGGACGGCGGGTCCTACGGCTCGACGGAGGTGAACGAGTACCTGGACTACATCGAGGACGTGGAGAAAGAGGACGACGCGGCCACCGGCGGGGACGCCGTCGCGGAGGCCCTGCGCGCCCTCGCGATCGGCGAGGCCGCCCCTGGCGCCGCGGTGAGCCGTGttgcctccggcggcggcgaccgcgggaAGGCCGCCGTCGTGGAGAACCCCTACTACGACTGCTACGGCGGCGGCCCCACGGACGCCGAGGCGTactacggcggcggccaggactACGGCTACGGCTACGGCTATGAATACGGCTTGGGCTCAGGCTCTGCTTGGCGCGGCTACGTAACCGGCACAAGCTCGGTCTCGGGCTCAGGCTCAGGCTCCGCTTCTCGCGGCTACGAACCCGGCTCGGGTTCCGGCTCTGGGTCGGGCTCCGCTTCTCGCGGCTACTACGGCTCCGGCTACGATGATGACGGATACGGCACCGGCGGCTACGGCTACAACAGGTACGGCTACGGTGGCGACGCGTATGGCTACGCGCCTGGCTACGGCTACGGCTACGACTACGGCGATGCATACGGATACGGCTACGGCGATGCATACGGATACGGCTACGGCGATGCATACGGCTACGGCTACGGCTACGGCGGCTACGCATACGACCCGAGGTCGGTGCTGTACAGGGCGCCGCCTGCCTACGGCGGCGTGCCCTACTACCCGTCAAACCCGTACACGTACCCGGTCCAGGGGGCACGATacgcgccgccgtcccgccgccaccctccgcgCGCCAGCGAGCCGCCGGCCGTTGGTCCGCCGCAGCCGGACCCCTCGGCGAGCATCTAA
- the LOC101779258 gene encoding switch-associated protein 70: MASNGSSTVVGEMQSSLERVRRQLSSTSTRQLLQGPLLKRSDTLRKWNERWVILDPTTGKIEYKVRRSDKDVRGVIVFDSTSTVTLSPMNFHGLAKYDGCCFYIGTPQKKEYFLCAETPSAARAWVSTLHATQLVLQAHKEAVNSLGENSPAKLGTVATVVAVANATAIEATKEVEAAMKISLRAALGSTTNKLTKGQLDDLTIMMETLRVKDDELHQLLQDIRARDSTINEIADKLQETAEAAETAASAARSIDGERRFLSSEFERLKQDHEKQVEVSLLRLKESEEKAKLLVEERDHLLTERDSALQEAQMWRSELGKARGNAVILEAAVVRAEEKARVSAADADMRVKEAMSRLESAIKEKEDLLALVDALQSQIKRQETSTIQVCEENSELCSTTSKHMEDDNVDKACVSDTDPIPVAENIVELDDEGVDIRTIGDTEWGNSHYLEVSDVREVTTEPEENSLDIPVDT, encoded by the exons ATGGCGTCCAATGGGAGCAGCACG GTTGTGGGCGAGATGCAGAGTAGCTTGGAGCGGGTGAGGCGGcagctctcctccacctccacccggCAGCTCCTCCAGGGCCCTCTCTTGAAGCGATCCGACACG CTAAGAAAATGGAACGAGCGTTGGGTCATACTTGATCCTACAACTGGAAAGATAGAATACAA GGTTCGTAGAAGTGACAAAGATGTTAGGGGAGTAATCGTGTTTGATTCAACAAGCACGGTGACATTATCACCTATGAACTTTCA TGGGCTGGCGAAATATGATGGATGCTGTTTCT ATATTGGAACTCCACAGAAAAAGGAATACTTTCTTTGTGCAGAAACTCCTAGCGCTGCAAGAGCATGGGTATCCACTTTACA TGCGACTCAGTTGGTATTACAGGCTCATAAGGAGGCGGTGAATTCATTGGGTGAGAATAGTCCTGCAAAATTGGGGACAGTTGCTACTGTTGTGGCTGTAGCCAATGCCACTGCAATTGAAGCAACAAAGGAGGTGGAAGCCGCAATGAAGATTTCCTTGCGAGCAGCTTTGGGCTCAACTACAAATAAGCTTACCAAAGGTCAATTAGATGATCTCACAATAATGATG GAGACTCTTCGAGTTAAAGATGATGAACTCCACCAGCTATTGCAGGATATTCGTGCGCGTGATTCTACCATTAATGAGATTGCGGATAAATTACAGGAGACTGCTGAGGCAGCTGAAACTGCTGCTTCTGCAGCACGTTCAATTGATGGAGAGAGAAGGTTTTTGTCGTCAGAATTTGAGCGTCTGAAACAGGATCATGAAAAACAAGTTGAAGTATCTTTGCTTCGG TTAAAGGAATCAGAGGAGAAAGCAAAGCTTCTTGTTGAAGAGAGAGATCATTTACTTACAGAGAGAGATTCTGCTCTTCAAGAAGCTCAGATGTGGCGCTCGGAACTAGGAAAAGCTAGAGGAAATGCTGTAATTCTAGAAGCAGCTGTTGTTAGAGCTGAGGAGAAAGCTAGGGTTTCAGCGGCAGATGCTGATATGCGTGTAAAGGAAGCCATGAGCAGACTCGAGTCTgccataaaagaaaaggaagatctCTTAGCCCTCGTGGATGCACTGCAGTCGCAAATAAAAAG GCAAGAGACTAGCACAATACAAGTTTGTGAAGAGAATTCGGAGCTCTGCTCTACCACTTCAAAGCACATGGAAGATGATAATGTGGATAAGGCTTGTGTAAGCGATACAGACCCAATACCCGTTGCAGAGAACATTGTTGAGTTAGATGATGAGGGTGTTGATATCCGTACCATCGGGGACACTGAGTGGGGCAATTCTCATTATTTGGAAGTATCTGATGTAAGGGAAGTAACAACAGAACCCGAAGAAAACAGCTTGGATATTCCAGTTGATACTTGA
- the LOC101779650 gene encoding transcription factor JUNGBRUNNEN 1, translated as MPTRSSSSMEKEQQHMAKENSLEMKGSEHGEVVLLGDEEEEEDVLPGFRFHPTDEELVTFYLRRKVAGKRLSIEIIKDFDIYKHDPWDLPKSSTISGDKEWYFFCLRGRKYRNSIRPNRVTGSGFWKATGIDRPIYSAAAGRAGDSIGLKKSLVFYRGSAGKGTKTEWMMHEFRLPPRPESPHTSPSEQEAEVWTICRIFRRSITYKKHPQQQHVAGGKVPAAAVVAQPDSSSITAGSLESETGDEYTNGCLPQQAPAINSVSSGYGYGNQHQFHGQWSSSALHTAATAPLPSPTTMAAFHHGGVLSSPAAPDDSLYYKDGSSWDDIGRMVMELTDDMFYDTRYA; from the exons ATGCCGACGAGATCGTCATCATCAATGGAGAAAGAGCAGCAACACATGGCAAAGGAGAACAGTTTAGAGATGAAGGGTAGCGAACATGGAGAGGTGGTGCTTCTAGgagacgaggaggaagaagaagatgtgcTCCCTGGGTTCCGGTTTCACCCCACCGACGAGGAGCTCGTCACCTTCTACCTCCGGCGGAAGGTGGCCGGGAAGCGGCTTAGCATCGAGATCATCAAGGATTTTGACATTTACAAGCATGATCCCTGGGACCTTCCAA AGTCGAGCACGATTTCGGGGGACAAGGAATGGTACTTCTTCTGCCTGCGAGGGAGGAAGTACAGGAACAGCATCAGGCCCAACAGGGTCACCGGCTCCGGCTTCTGGAAGGCCACCGGCATCGACCGGCCGATATACTCCGCCGCTGCTGGTCGCGCTGGCGACTCCATTGGCCTGAAAAAGTCCCTCGTCTTCTACCGCGGCAGCGCCGGCAAGGGCACCAAGACGGAGTGGATGATGCACGAGttccgcctcccgccgcgcccCGAGAGCCCCCACACCTCGCCCAGCGAGCAAGAAGCG GAAGTGTGGACCATCTGCCGGATCTTCAGGAGGAGCATCACCTACAAGAAGCATCCGCAACAGCAGCATGTCGCCGGCGGCAAGgtgcccgccgcggccgtcgtcgcgCAGCCCGACTCGAGCTCCATCACCGCTGGCAGCCTCGAGTCAGAAACCGGGGACGAGTACACGAACGGCTGCCTGCCGCAGCAGGCTCCGGCGATCAACAGCGTGAGCAGCGGCTACGGCTACGGCAACCAGCATCAGTTTCATGGGCAATGGAGCAGTAGCGCCCTGCACACGGCGGCTACGGCCCCGCtgccgtcgccgacgacgatGGCCGCGTTCCATCACGGCGGCGTGCTTAGTAGCCCGGCCGCGCCGGACGACAGCCTGTACTACAAGGATGGGAGCAGCTGGGACGACATTGGGAGGATGGTGATGGAGCTGACGGACGACATGTTCTATGACACTAGATATGCATAG
- the LOC101780050 gene encoding inosine-5'-monophosphate dehydrogenase, giving the protein MAHAGGLADDGSSAARLFSQGVSYTYDDVIVLPGYIDFPADAVDLSTRLSRRVPLATPCVASPMDTVSEASMAAAMAALGGAAVVHSNADPATQASILRAAKSRRVPFVSGTPFLAPSSVPSAADFAGCAYALVTERGDARSRLLGVAAAADRRPGVPVSGYMTAARGTASASFDFEQAAAFLADEGLEFAPIVSDDGAGEAVDLITAQDVERIRSYPKLGKPSIGADGRFVVAAAIGTREEDKRRLELLVQEGANAIVIDSSQGNSVYQLDMIKYAKRMYPEVDLIGGNVVTIAQAQNLIGAGADGLRVGMGSGSICTTQEVCAVGRGQATAVYKVASYAKDHDVPVIADGGISNSGHIVKALTLGASTVMMGSFLAGSLEAPGVYEYKDGRRLKKYRGMGSLEAMTKGSDARYLGDKLKLKVAQGVAGAVSDKGSVLRFIPYTMQAVKQGFQDLGASSLQSAHDLLQSESLRLEVRTGAAQVEGGIHGLVSYEKKAF; this is encoded by the exons ATGGCccacgccggcggcctcgccgacgacggctcctcggcggcgcggctgTTTTCGCAGGGCGTCTCCTACACGTACGACGACGTGATCGTCCTCCCGGGGTACATCGACTtccccgccgacgccgtcgaccTCTCCACCCGCCTCTCCCGTCGCGTGCCGCTCGCGACCCCCTGCGTCGCCTCGCCCATGGACACCGTCTCCGAGGcatccatggccgccgccatggccgccctcggcggcgccgccgtcgtccacaGCAACGCCGACCCGGCGACGCAGGCCTCCATCCTCCGCGCCGCCAAGTCCCGCCGCGTCCCCTTCGTCTCGGGCACCCCGTTCCTCGCCCCCTCGTCCGTCCCCTCCGCTGCCGACTTCGCCGGCTGCGCGTACGCCCTCGTCACCGAGCGCGGGGACGCGCGCTCccgcctcctcggcgtcgccgccgccgccgaccgcagaCCCGGCGTCCCCGTGTCGGGGTACATGACCGCCGCGCGCGGGACAGCGTCCGCCTCCTTCGATTTCGAGCAAGCCGCCGCCTTTCTCGCCGACGAGGGTCTGGAATTCGCACCCATCGTctccgacgacggcgccggcgaggccgtcgACCTCATCACCGCGCAGgacgtcgagcgcatccggagCTACCCAAAGCTGGGAAAGCCGTCGATCGGGGCGGATGGGAGGTTCGtcgtcgcggcggcgattgggACGCGGGAGGAGGACAAGCGCAGGCTCGAGCTGCTGGTCCAGGAAGGCGCTAACGCCATTGTCATCGACAGCTCTCAGGGGAACTCTGTTTACCAGCTCGACATGATCAAGTACGCGAAGAGGATGTACCCGGAGGTGGATTTGATCGGTGGGAATGTGGTCACGATTGCACAGGCGCAGAATTTgatcggcgccggcgcggatgGGTTGAGGGTGGGGATGGGCTCTGGATCGATTTGCACGACGCAGGAGGTTTGTGCCGTAGGCAGAGGGCAG GCTACTGCAGTTTACAAGGTCGCATCATATGCCAAGGATCATGATGTGCCTGTTATTGCCGATGGTGGAATTTCAAACTCTGGACATATTGTGAAGGCTCTGACTCTAGGGGCATCTACTGTTATGATGGGTAGTTTCCTGGCTGGAAGTCTTGAAGCTCCTGGTGTTTATGAGTACAAG GACGGGCGTCGGCTCAAAAAATACAGAGGCATGGGTTCCCTTGAAGCTATGACAAAGGGGAGTGATGCCAGATACCTTGGCGACAAGCTTAAGCTTAAGGTTGCTCAAGGAGTTGCTGGAGCAGTATCTGACAAGGGCTCTGTATTGAGGTTCATTCCTTATACAATGCAAGCTGTCAAGCAAGGATTCCAGGACCTGGGTGCATCCTCCTTGCAGTCAGCCCATGATCTTCTACAATCAGAATCTCTTCGACTAGAG